Proteins encoded together in one Larus michahellis chromosome 4, bLarMic1.1, whole genome shotgun sequence window:
- the TMEM87A gene encoding transmembrane protein 87A isoform X3 translates to MVAAAPRSGGWRRPEAVLLRLLAVLLLAGAACAGQRSKWRLPVLMGKKFNFGKILFSNTTIFLRFEGDEKACDPSQSYNVTWYLRYSDCYNEVFNFGDEQAEYYFGATSEEHPGWSGYYATASLLFPNCSELFKPQIFYKEFVHPEPLSPEKQEGSKDKKESGGNHTMVADKTAMNAVIKTWRDGPYIFIVHIGVTTVKDPTTRVKRTVKMPPSSYQSKPFTMTVELKGPYEYLSLADYPLMIFFMVMCIVYVFFGVLWLAWSACYWRDLLRIQFWIGAVIFLGMLEKAVFYAEFQNIRYTGESVQGAVILAELLSAVKRSLARTLVIIVSLGYGIVKPRLGVTLHKVVMAGALYLLFSGMEGVLRVTGAQNDLASLAFIPLAFLDTALCWWIFISLTQTMKLLKLRRNVVKLSLYRHFTNTLILAVAASIVFIIWTTMKFRLVDCQSDWQELWVDDAIWRLLFSMILFVIMILWRPSANNQRFAFSPLSEEEEDDEQKEPMLKESFEGMKMRSTKQEPNGNVKANKTQEDDLKWVEENVPSSVTDVALPALLDSDEERMITHFERSKME, encoded by the exons ATGGTGGCGGCAGCGCCGCGTTCCGGAGGTTGGCGGCGGCCTGAGGCCGTCCTGCTGCGGCTGttggccgtgctgctgctggcgggCGCGGCGTGCGCCGGGCAGCGCTCTAAATGGCGGCTTCCAGTGCTCATG GGGAAGAAGTTTAACTTTGGGAAGATTCTCTTCAGCAACACCACCATTTTCCTGAGAT ttgaaGGGGATGAAAAAGCTTGTGATCCCTCCCAAAGTTACAACGTTACTTGGTACTTAAGATATTCTGACTGCTACAATGAAGTCTTCAACTTTGGG GATGAACAGGCAGAGTACTATTTTGGGGCTACATCTGAAGAGCATCCGGGTTGGTCAGGATACTATGCCACGGCTTCTCTCCTCTTTCCAAATTGCTCTGAGCTCTTCAAGCCTCAG ATTTTCTATAAAGAATTTGTTCATCCAGAGCCTCTCTCACCCGAGAAACAAGAG GGCTCAAAAGATAAGAAGGAGAGTGGAGGAAATCACACCATGGTGGCAGATAAAACT gcaaTGAATGCTGTTATCAAAACGTGGCGAGATGGGCCGTATATATTTATTGTGCATATTGGAGTTACAACTGTGAAGGATCCTACTACCAGAGTTAAAAGAACGGTGAAAATGCCACCTTCCTCGTACCAAAGCAAGCCCTTTACAA TGACAGTAGAACTGAAGGGGCCGTATGAGTATCTCTCACTTGCAGACTATCCTCTGATGATT TTTTTCATGGTGATGTGTATTGTGTACGTGTTCTTCGGGGTTCTATGGCTTGCCTGGTCAGCCTGTTACTGGCGGGATCTCCTGAGGATCCAGTTCTGGATTGGCGCAGTTATCTTCCTGGGAATGCTCGAGAAAGCAGTTTTCTATGCAGAGTTCCAGAATATCCGCTACACAGGGGAATCCG TTCAAGGAGCAGTAATACTGGCAGAACTGCTTTCCGCTGTGAAGCGCTCATTGGCTCGAACTCTGGTGATCATAGTCAGCTTGGGATATGGGATAGTCAA GCCTCGCCTCGGAGTTACTCTTCACAAAGTAGTTATGGCTGGAGCCCTTTATCTATTATTTTCTGGCATGGAAGGTGTTCTTAGAGTCACAGGG GCCCAGAATGATCTTGCCTCCTTGGCTTTTATTCCCCTGGCTTTCCTAGATACTGCCCTGTGCTGGTGG ATATTCATCAGCTTAACTCAAACAATGAAACTGCTAAAACTTCGAAGGAATGTTGTGAAACTCTCTTTGTATCGGCACTTCACCAACACACTTATCTTGGCAGTAGCAG CATCTATTGTATTTATCATCTGGACCACCATGAAGTTCAGGCTGGTGGACTGTCAGTCG GACTGGCAGGAGCTATGGGTGGATGATGCCATCTGGCGTTTATTGTTTTCAATGATCCTTTTTGTCATCATGATTCTATGGAGACCATCTGCTAACAACCAAAG GTTTGCTTTCTCACCACTgtctgaagaggaggaggatgatgagcaGAAAGAGCCAATGTTAAAGGAAAGCTTTG agggaatGAAAATGAGAAGTACGAAGCAAGAACCAAATGGAAAcgtaaaagcaaacaaaact CAGGAGGATGACCTGAAGTGGGTAGAGGAGAATGTTCCTTCGTCAGTGACAGACGT TGCTCTTCCAGCTCTTCTGGATTCAGATGAG
- the TMEM87A gene encoding transmembrane protein 87A isoform X1 produces MVAAAPRSGGWRRPEAVLLRLLAVLLLAGAACAGQRSKWRLPVLMGKKFNFGKILFSNTTIFLRFEGDEKACDPSQSYNVTWYLRYSDCYNEVFNFGDEQAEYYFGATSEEHPGWSGYYATASLLFPNCSELFKPQIFYKEFVHPEPLSPEKQEGSKDKKESGGNHTMVADKTAMNAVIKTWRDGPYIFIVHIGVTTVKDPTTRVKRTVKMPPSSYQSKPFTMTVELKGPYEYLSLADYPLMIFFMVMCIVYVFFGVLWLAWSACYWRDLLRIQFWIGAVIFLGMLEKAVFYAEFQNIRYTGESVQGAVILAELLSAVKRSLARTLVIIVSLGYGIVKPRLGVTLHKVVMAGALYLLFSGMEGVLRVTGFFYDTVALIANLALSMIDACIILWIFISLTQTMKLLKLRRNVVKLSLYRHFTNTLILAVAASIVFIIWTTMKFRLVDCQSDWQELWVDDAIWRLLFSMILFVIMILWRPSANNQRFAFSPLSEEEEDDEQKEPMLKESFEGMKMRSTKQEPNGNVKANKTQEDDLKWVEENVPSSVTDVALPALLDSDEERMITHFERSKME; encoded by the exons ATGGTGGCGGCAGCGCCGCGTTCCGGAGGTTGGCGGCGGCCTGAGGCCGTCCTGCTGCGGCTGttggccgtgctgctgctggcgggCGCGGCGTGCGCCGGGCAGCGCTCTAAATGGCGGCTTCCAGTGCTCATG GGGAAGAAGTTTAACTTTGGGAAGATTCTCTTCAGCAACACCACCATTTTCCTGAGAT ttgaaGGGGATGAAAAAGCTTGTGATCCCTCCCAAAGTTACAACGTTACTTGGTACTTAAGATATTCTGACTGCTACAATGAAGTCTTCAACTTTGGG GATGAACAGGCAGAGTACTATTTTGGGGCTACATCTGAAGAGCATCCGGGTTGGTCAGGATACTATGCCACGGCTTCTCTCCTCTTTCCAAATTGCTCTGAGCTCTTCAAGCCTCAG ATTTTCTATAAAGAATTTGTTCATCCAGAGCCTCTCTCACCCGAGAAACAAGAG GGCTCAAAAGATAAGAAGGAGAGTGGAGGAAATCACACCATGGTGGCAGATAAAACT gcaaTGAATGCTGTTATCAAAACGTGGCGAGATGGGCCGTATATATTTATTGTGCATATTGGAGTTACAACTGTGAAGGATCCTACTACCAGAGTTAAAAGAACGGTGAAAATGCCACCTTCCTCGTACCAAAGCAAGCCCTTTACAA TGACAGTAGAACTGAAGGGGCCGTATGAGTATCTCTCACTTGCAGACTATCCTCTGATGATT TTTTTCATGGTGATGTGTATTGTGTACGTGTTCTTCGGGGTTCTATGGCTTGCCTGGTCAGCCTGTTACTGGCGGGATCTCCTGAGGATCCAGTTCTGGATTGGCGCAGTTATCTTCCTGGGAATGCTCGAGAAAGCAGTTTTCTATGCAGAGTTCCAGAATATCCGCTACACAGGGGAATCCG TTCAAGGAGCAGTAATACTGGCAGAACTGCTTTCCGCTGTGAAGCGCTCATTGGCTCGAACTCTGGTGATCATAGTCAGCTTGGGATATGGGATAGTCAA GCCTCGCCTCGGAGTTACTCTTCACAAAGTAGTTATGGCTGGAGCCCTTTATCTATTATTTTCTGGCATGGAAGGTGTTCTTAGAGTCACAGGG tttttctatgACACTGTGGCTCTGATAGCAAACTTGGCCCTGTCCATGATTGATGCCTGTATTATTTTGTGG ATATTCATCAGCTTAACTCAAACAATGAAACTGCTAAAACTTCGAAGGAATGTTGTGAAACTCTCTTTGTATCGGCACTTCACCAACACACTTATCTTGGCAGTAGCAG CATCTATTGTATTTATCATCTGGACCACCATGAAGTTCAGGCTGGTGGACTGTCAGTCG GACTGGCAGGAGCTATGGGTGGATGATGCCATCTGGCGTTTATTGTTTTCAATGATCCTTTTTGTCATCATGATTCTATGGAGACCATCTGCTAACAACCAAAG GTTTGCTTTCTCACCACTgtctgaagaggaggaggatgatgagcaGAAAGAGCCAATGTTAAAGGAAAGCTTTG agggaatGAAAATGAGAAGTACGAAGCAAGAACCAAATGGAAAcgtaaaagcaaacaaaact CAGGAGGATGACCTGAAGTGGGTAGAGGAGAATGTTCCTTCGTCAGTGACAGACGT TGCTCTTCCAGCTCTTCTGGATTCAGATGAG
- the TMEM87A gene encoding transmembrane protein 87A isoform X2 → MVAAAPRSGGWRRPEAVLLRLLAVLLLAGAACAGQRSKWRLPVLMGKKFNFGKILFSNTTIFLRFEGDEKACDPSQSYNVTWYLRYSDCYNEVFNFGDEQAEYYFGATSEEHPGWSGYYATASLLFPNCSELFKPQIFYKEFVHPEPLSPEKQEGSKDKKESGGNHTMVADKTAMNAVIKTWRDGPYIFIVHIGVTTVKDPTTRVKRTVKMPPSSYQSKPFTMTVELKGPYEYLSLADYPLMIFFMVMCIVYVFFGVLWLAWSACYWRDLLRIQFWIGAVIFLGMLEKAVFYAEFQNIRYTGESVQGAVILAELLSAVKRSLARTLVIIVSLGYGIVKPRLGVTLHKVVMAGALYLLFSGMEGVLRVTGFFYDTVALIANLALSMIDACIILWIFISLTQTMKLLKLRRNVVKLSLYRHFTNTLILAVAASIVFIIWTTMKFRLVDCQSDWQELWVDDAIWRLLFSMILFVIMILWRPSANNQRFAFSPLSEEEEDDEQKEPMLKESFEGMKMRSTKQEPNGNVKANKTQEDDLKWVEENVPSSVTDVALPALLDSDEERMITHFERSKME, encoded by the exons ATGGTGGCGGCAGCGCCGCGTTCCGGAGGTTGGCGGCGGCCTGAGGCCGTCCTGCTGCGGCTGttggccgtgctgctgctggcgggCGCGGCGTGCGCCGGGCAGCGCTCTAAATGGCGGCTTCCAGTGCTCATG GGGAAGAAGTTTAACTTTGGGAAGATTCTCTTCAGCAACACCACCATTTTCCTGAGAT ttgaaGGGGATGAAAAAGCTTGTGATCCCTCCCAAAGTTACAACGTTACTTGGTACTTAAGATATTCTGACTGCTACAATGAAGTCTTCAACTTTGGG GATGAACAGGCAGAGTACTATTTTGGGGCTACATCTGAAGAGCATCCGGGTTGGTCAGGATACTATGCCACGGCTTCTCTCCTCTTTCCAAATTGCTCTGAGCTCTTCAAGCCTCAG ATTTTCTATAAAGAATTTGTTCATCCAGAGCCTCTCTCACCCGAGAAACAAGAG GGCTCAAAAGATAAGAAGGAGAGTGGAGGAAATCACACCATGGTGGCAGATAAAACT gcaaTGAATGCTGTTATCAAAACGTGGCGAGATGGGCCGTATATATTTATTGTGCATATTGGAGTTACAACTGTGAAGGATCCTACTACCAGAGTTAAAAGAACGGTGAAAATGCCACCTTCCTCGTACCAAAGCAAGCCCTTTACAA TGACAGTAGAACTGAAGGGGCCGTATGAGTATCTCTCACTTGCAGACTATCCTCTGATGATT TTTTTCATGGTGATGTGTATTGTGTACGTGTTCTTCGGGGTTCTATGGCTTGCCTGGTCAGCCTGTTACTGGCGGGATCTCCTGAGGATCCAGTTCTGGATTGGCGCAGTTATCTTCCTGGGAATGCTCGAGAAAGCAGTTTTCTATGCAGAGTTCCAGAATATCCGCTACACAGGGGAATCCG TTCAAGGAGCAGTAATACTGGCAGAACTGCTTTCCGCTGTGAAGCGCTCATTGGCTCGAACTCTGGTGATCATAGTCAGCTTGGGATATGGGATAGTCAA GCCTCGCCTCGGAGTTACTCTTCACAAAGTAGTTATGGCTGGAGCCCTTTATCTATTATTTTCTGGCATGGAAGGTGTTCTTAGAGTCACAGGG tttttctatgACACTGTGGCTCTGATAGCAAACTTGGCCCTGTCCATGATTGATGCCTGTATTATTTTGTGGATAT TCATCAGCTTAACTCAAACAATGAAACTGCTAAAACTTCGAAGGAATGTTGTGAAACTCTCTTTGTATCGGCACTTCACCAACACACTTATCTTGGCAGTAGCAG CATCTATTGTATTTATCATCTGGACCACCATGAAGTTCAGGCTGGTGGACTGTCAGTCG GACTGGCAGGAGCTATGGGTGGATGATGCCATCTGGCGTTTATTGTTTTCAATGATCCTTTTTGTCATCATGATTCTATGGAGACCATCTGCTAACAACCAAAG GTTTGCTTTCTCACCACTgtctgaagaggaggaggatgatgagcaGAAAGAGCCAATGTTAAAGGAAAGCTTTG agggaatGAAAATGAGAAGTACGAAGCAAGAACCAAATGGAAAcgtaaaagcaaacaaaact CAGGAGGATGACCTGAAGTGGGTAGAGGAGAATGTTCCTTCGTCAGTGACAGACGT TGCTCTTCCAGCTCTTCTGGATTCAGATGAG
- the TMEM87A gene encoding transmembrane protein 87A isoform X4, whose amino-acid sequence MVAAAPRSGGWRRPEAVLLRLLAVLLLAGAACAGQRSKWRLPVLMGKKFNFGKILFSNTTIFLRFEGDEKACDPSQSYNVTWYLRYSDCYNEVFNFGDEQAEYYFGATSEEHPGWSGYYATASLLFPNCSELFKPQIFYKEFVHPEPLSPEKQEGSKDKKESGGNHTMVADKTAMNAVIKTWRDGPYIFIVHIGVTTVKDPTTRVKRTVKMPPSSYQSKPFTMTVELKGPYEYLSLADYPLMIFFMVMCIVYVFFGVLWLAWSACYWRDLLRIQFWIGAVIFLGMLEKAVFYAEFQNIRYTGESVQGAVILAELLSAVKRSLARTLVIIVSLGYGIVKPRLGVTLHKVVMAGALYLLFSGMEGVLRVTGAQNDLASLAFIPLAFLDTALCWWIFISLTQTMKLLKLRRNVVKLSLYRHFTNTLILAVAASIVFIIWTTMKFRLVDCQSDWQELWVDDAIWRLLFSMILFVIMILWRPSANNQRFAFSPLSEEEEDDEQKEPMLKESFEGMKMRSTKQEPNGNVKANKTQEDDLKWVEENVPSSVTDVALPALLDSDEERMITHFERSKME is encoded by the exons ATGGTGGCGGCAGCGCCGCGTTCCGGAGGTTGGCGGCGGCCTGAGGCCGTCCTGCTGCGGCTGttggccgtgctgctgctggcgggCGCGGCGTGCGCCGGGCAGCGCTCTAAATGGCGGCTTCCAGTGCTCATG GGGAAGAAGTTTAACTTTGGGAAGATTCTCTTCAGCAACACCACCATTTTCCTGAGAT ttgaaGGGGATGAAAAAGCTTGTGATCCCTCCCAAAGTTACAACGTTACTTGGTACTTAAGATATTCTGACTGCTACAATGAAGTCTTCAACTTTGGG GATGAACAGGCAGAGTACTATTTTGGGGCTACATCTGAAGAGCATCCGGGTTGGTCAGGATACTATGCCACGGCTTCTCTCCTCTTTCCAAATTGCTCTGAGCTCTTCAAGCCTCAG ATTTTCTATAAAGAATTTGTTCATCCAGAGCCTCTCTCACCCGAGAAACAAGAG GGCTCAAAAGATAAGAAGGAGAGTGGAGGAAATCACACCATGGTGGCAGATAAAACT gcaaTGAATGCTGTTATCAAAACGTGGCGAGATGGGCCGTATATATTTATTGTGCATATTGGAGTTACAACTGTGAAGGATCCTACTACCAGAGTTAAAAGAACGGTGAAAATGCCACCTTCCTCGTACCAAAGCAAGCCCTTTACAA TGACAGTAGAACTGAAGGGGCCGTATGAGTATCTCTCACTTGCAGACTATCCTCTGATGATT TTTTTCATGGTGATGTGTATTGTGTACGTGTTCTTCGGGGTTCTATGGCTTGCCTGGTCAGCCTGTTACTGGCGGGATCTCCTGAGGATCCAGTTCTGGATTGGCGCAGTTATCTTCCTGGGAATGCTCGAGAAAGCAGTTTTCTATGCAGAGTTCCAGAATATCCGCTACACAGGGGAATCCG TTCAAGGAGCAGTAATACTGGCAGAACTGCTTTCCGCTGTGAAGCGCTCATTGGCTCGAACTCTGGTGATCATAGTCAGCTTGGGATATGGGATAGTCAA GCCTCGCCTCGGAGTTACTCTTCACAAAGTAGTTATGGCTGGAGCCCTTTATCTATTATTTTCTGGCATGGAAGGTGTTCTTAGAGTCACAGGG GCCCAGAATGATCTTGCCTCCTTGGCTTTTATTCCCCTGGCTTTCCTAGATACTGCCCTGTGCTGGTGGATAT TCATCAGCTTAACTCAAACAATGAAACTGCTAAAACTTCGAAGGAATGTTGTGAAACTCTCTTTGTATCGGCACTTCACCAACACACTTATCTTGGCAGTAGCAG CATCTATTGTATTTATCATCTGGACCACCATGAAGTTCAGGCTGGTGGACTGTCAGTCG GACTGGCAGGAGCTATGGGTGGATGATGCCATCTGGCGTTTATTGTTTTCAATGATCCTTTTTGTCATCATGATTCTATGGAGACCATCTGCTAACAACCAAAG GTTTGCTTTCTCACCACTgtctgaagaggaggaggatgatgagcaGAAAGAGCCAATGTTAAAGGAAAGCTTTG agggaatGAAAATGAGAAGTACGAAGCAAGAACCAAATGGAAAcgtaaaagcaaacaaaact CAGGAGGATGACCTGAAGTGGGTAGAGGAGAATGTTCCTTCGTCAGTGACAGACGT TGCTCTTCCAGCTCTTCTGGATTCAGATGAG